Proteins from one Syngnathus scovelli strain Florida chromosome 17, RoL_Ssco_1.2, whole genome shotgun sequence genomic window:
- the LOC125984874 gene encoding protein ABHD8, which produces MLTTITEGILCCLTGKAARLVLPLESTEPSDGFEFVEVKPGRVLRVRHIVPERQPVVSNDYAAARERKDAVHDEPKNDTNSGVHCKRKITVYRNGQLVIENLGDVLHSEILQCQDGDLEPCSTVEVELADYKDLASSPDPNPAPPPVPPPPGEQKPAPPPRRRRRKPKRTVLIDSKRVISSCKGTHSDVALFFVHGVGGSLDIWSSQLDFFSRLGYEIIAPDLAGHGASTAPQIAAAYTFYALAEDLRAIFKRYARKRNILIGHSYGVSFCTFLAHEYPDLVHKVVMINGGGPTALEPSLCSIFQLPSCVLHCLSPCLAWSFLKAGFAHQGAKEKQLLKQGNAFNVSPFVLRAMMSGQYWPEGDEVYHAELTVPILLVHGMCDKFVPMDEDQRMAEILLFAFLKVIEEGSHMVMMECPDTVNTLLHEFFLWEPDVSKKDCGKTDTEKCVAFSDTLRMPRISKSNDK; this is translated from the exons ATGCTGACCACCATCACAGAAGGAATACTTTGCTGCCTAACTGGGAAGGCCGCCCGTCTAGTTTTACCATTAGAGTCGACGGAGCCCTCCGATGGTTTCGAGTTCGTGGAGGTGAAACCCGGACGAGTCCTGCGAGTGCGTCACATCGTCCCCGAGCGTCAGCCGGTCGTCAGCAACGATTACGCCGCGGCCCGGGAGCGGAAAGACGCTGTTCATGATGAGCCTAAAAATGACACTAACAGCGGCGTCCACTGCAAGAGGAAGATCACAGTGTATCGCAACGGCCAGCTGGTGATTGAGAATCTTGGCGATGTTTTGCACTCTGAGATCCTTCAGTGCCAGGATGGTGATCTGGAGCCGTGTAGTACTGTCGAAGTGGAGCTGGCCGACTATAAAGACTTGGCCTCGTCTCCGGACCCCAACCCTGCCCCCCCtcctgttcctccacctcccGGTGAGCAAAAGCCCGCCCCACCTCCCCGCCGCCGACGCAGGAAGCCTAAGCGCACCGTGCTGATCGACTCCAAGAGGGTGATCTCCAGTTGCAAGGGGACGCACTCGGACGTAGCCTTGTTCTTTGTGCACGGTGTCGGAGGCTCCTTAGACATTTGGAGCAGCCAATTGGACTTTTTCTCTCGGCTGGGCTATGAGATCATTGCGCCGGACTTGGCGGGGCACGGGGCCAGCACGGCCCCACAGATTGCAGCAGCGTACACTTTTTACGCTCTGGCGGAGGATCTACGCGCTATCTTCAAGAGATACGCTCGTAAACGCAACATTCTCATCGGCCACTCTTATGG AGTGTCATTCTGCACATTCCTGGCCCACGAATATCCTGACCTGGTCCACAAGGTGGTTATGATCAATGGAGGCGGTCCCACAGCCTTGGAGCCCAGCCTCTGTTCCATCTTCCAACTTCCTTCATGTGTCCTCCACTGTCTGTCCCCTTGCTTGGCCTGGAGTTTCCTCAA agctGGATTTGCCCATCAGGGTGCCAAAGAAAAGCAGCTTTTGAAGCAGGGCAACGCCTTCAATGTGTCTCCATTTGTACTGCGTGCCATGATGAGCGGCCAATACTGGCCCGAGGGTGATGAGGTCTACCATGCTGAGCTCACAGTGCCCATCCTTCTGGTTCATGGCATGTGTGACAAGTTTGTGCCCATGGATGAAGACCAACGAATGGCAGAG ATCCTCCTATTTGCCTTTCTGAAAGTCATCGAGGAAGGAAGTCACATGGTGATGATGGAGTGTCCCGACACTGTCAACACACTCCTTCACGAGTTCTTTCTATGGGAGCCCGACGTGTCCAAAAAAGACTGCGGCAAGACAGACACGGAGAAGTGTGTCGCATTCAGTGACACTCTCCGCATGCCGAGAATCAGCAAGTCCAATGACAAATAA